A window of the Coprobacter fastidiosus genome harbors these coding sequences:
- a CDS encoding S8 family serine peptidase, with protein sequence MKRKRFILPYVLVFCVINIFAQSKKPEDKFMPEWHLLFNDSIIGTNVSSALAWLQSQKLKPKKNIIVGVIDSGTDTTHLYIQKALWHNKKEKHNGKDNDKNGYKGDVLGWNFLGTPDGSFNMKSAGTEEFREFKRLYPKYKNYPTDSATIANASPEFIYYLKMKAGARIESYFKFTKYLQQQANAYEELTKRAKSAYPGKDSLRVIDIMNIDANDSLFNISVQLIAIDLMNGSKDRLWQTLVDQHNAKLNQAQTRIKSIEADKDKRLLMGDDIHNASDRFYGNPDVMCDDYFHGTFVAGIIAAQPNPENKMIGIYPTAKIMTIRAVPEGDEYDKDIASAIRYAVDNGAKIINMSFGKQTSPDADMVEDAIHYAANHDVLLVMASGNNGTDCDKKIYYPQGLDKTGKRIDNLIRVGASDINGNPGSISNYGKNSVDIFAPGMDITSLGENNGYTTSSGTSIAAPVVAGIAAIIRDYFPKLSADQVKEILIKSVTPMNYKRVKIPGLNKKGNVATYDSLCVSGGIVNALNAVKMAQQLSSKKNK encoded by the coding sequence ATGAAAAGGAAACGGTTTATACTTCCTTATGTGTTAGTGTTTTGCGTAATCAATATTTTTGCACAATCTAAAAAGCCCGAAGATAAATTTATGCCCGAATGGCATCTGCTATTCAATGACTCAATTATCGGAACAAATGTTTCTTCTGCACTCGCATGGCTACAATCACAAAAATTAAAACCGAAAAAAAATATTATCGTCGGAGTAATCGATTCCGGGACTGATACCACCCACCTTTATATACAAAAGGCTCTATGGCATAATAAAAAAGAAAAACATAATGGTAAAGACAACGATAAAAACGGATATAAAGGAGATGTTCTCGGATGGAATTTTTTAGGTACTCCCGATGGTTCTTTCAATATGAAAAGTGCCGGAACAGAAGAATTCAGGGAGTTCAAAAGGCTATACCCTAAATACAAAAACTATCCGACCGACTCGGCAACAATAGCAAACGCGTCTCCCGAATTTATTTATTATCTGAAAATGAAAGCAGGAGCTCGTATCGAATCCTATTTCAAATTCACTAAATATCTGCAACAACAGGCAAATGCATACGAAGAGCTCACTAAACGGGCAAAATCGGCATATCCCGGTAAAGACTCTCTGAGAGTCATAGACATTATGAATATAGATGCAAACGATTCTCTATTCAATATATCTGTACAACTGATCGCCATCGACCTTATGAACGGCAGCAAAGATCGACTATGGCAAACTTTGGTCGACCAGCATAACGCAAAATTGAATCAGGCACAAACCCGTATCAAAAGCATAGAAGCAGACAAAGATAAACGACTGCTTATGGGCGATGACATACATAACGCATCCGACCGCTTTTACGGGAACCCCGACGTTATGTGTGATGATTACTTCCACGGCACATTCGTTGCCGGAATAATCGCAGCCCAACCAAACCCTGAAAATAAAATGATCGGCATTTACCCGACTGCAAAAATCATGACGATCCGGGCAGTTCCCGAAGGTGATGAATACGATAAAGACATTGCATCTGCAATACGTTATGCTGTCGATAACGGAGCTAAAATCATCAATATGAGTTTCGGCAAACAGACTTCTCCCGATGCCGATATGGTAGAAGATGCTATTCATTATGCTGCGAACCATGACGTTTTATTAGTTATGGCATCCGGAAATAACGGTACAGACTGCGATAAAAAAATCTACTATCCGCAAGGACTCGACAAAACGGGGAAAAGAATAGATAACTTGATCCGTGTCGGAGCTTCGGACATAAACGGCAACCCCGGATCAATATCCAATTATGGAAAAAACAGTGTAGATATCTTCGCTCCGGGAATGGATATTACGTCTTTAGGTGAAAACAACGGATATACTACCTCAAGCGGGACAAGTATAGCAGCTCCCGTAGTAGCAGGTATTGCAGCCATCATCCGAGACTATTTTCCGAAACTATCAGCCGATCAAGTAAAAGAGATCCTGATAAAGAGTGTAACACCGATGAACTATAAACGGGTAAAAATCCCCGGATTGAATAAAAAAGGAAATGTCGCCACATACGATTCGTTATGTGTCTCCGGAGGAATTGTCAATGCTTTAAATGCCGTAAAAATGGCTCAACAATTGTCTTCAAAAAAGAACAAATAA
- a CDS encoding S9 family peptidase, whose amino-acid sequence MKKLYLKLFSFLFLAGIFPFHSLCQDYVNWNVAEKYTADSLSGHYRSSLLATWIPDTHHFYYAIEKKGARRFYLVDATKGKKKLLFDNKRLAEDISRLTQTEYTPEKLKIYRLDFYNKDLSKFYIRKDNKNFEYNVNTGKIKIVSTVPEVKKKSTGSGFPAILGKKSWEKYSKDNKFYIYGRDHNLYLSHKDTLEDIQLTTDGEPYFSYTSNSSEKRDTACCYTLARWIDDTHIIFAFREDKRAIKTMTLVNSLANPRPTTDTYKMPMPGDSGVSQYDIALFNADTQEKIPVSIAKYPDQKVDISYSSTPGYVFFTRRSRPADYIDLCRLDIHTGKVEELISEHCAPHMNIQLFKYHLINDGKEIIWWSERNGKGQYFLYDNNGNLKNAITPPDMVAGTIMKLDTLNRTIIVEGYGREKGINPHYRFFYKVNLDGKGFTLLTPGNGTHSIDLSPDGKYLIDNYSRMDMPTVSQLIKIASPKKNTVLEESDDSELRELGWKPPVLFQIKAADDSTDLYGIMYLPFNLDTTRLYPIITNVYPGPQDDQIPRAFTVDDNYNQSLAQLGFVVINVGSRGSSQIRGRDFHCFGYGNLRDYPLADDKHAIETLARRYRFIDLDRVGIYGHSGGGFQTVAAMLTYPDFYKVGIAASGNHDNNLYIQWWGETYHGIKSHTDSITGKTFFTCKIPTNNELAKNLKGRLMLITGDVDKNVHPSTTFRLADALMKADKRFDMIVMPGMDHGVGNTYYYNLIRYYFVEHLLNPKKEHIDIIHHK is encoded by the coding sequence ATGAAAAAATTATATTTAAAACTGTTTTCTTTCCTGTTTTTAGCAGGTATATTTCCTTTTCACAGTCTATGTCAAGACTATGTAAATTGGAATGTTGCCGAGAAATATACGGCAGATTCTCTATCAGGGCATTATCGCTCCTCTCTTTTAGCAACATGGATTCCTGACACTCACCACTTTTATTATGCTATAGAAAAAAAAGGCGCGCGGAGATTCTATCTGGTCGATGCAACAAAAGGAAAAAAGAAATTGCTTTTTGATAACAAACGTTTAGCTGAAGATATTTCCCGGCTTACCCAAACAGAATATACACCCGAAAAATTAAAAATATACCGGTTAGATTTCTATAATAAAGATCTTAGTAAATTCTATATTCGCAAAGATAATAAGAACTTCGAATATAATGTAAACACAGGTAAAATCAAAATCGTTTCCACTGTTCCGGAAGTCAAGAAAAAAAGCACGGGAAGTGGTTTTCCCGCTATTCTCGGGAAAAAATCATGGGAAAAATATTCGAAAGACAATAAATTCTACATATACGGAAGAGATCATAATTTATATCTCTCACATAAAGATACGTTAGAAGATATACAATTGACAACCGATGGCGAACCGTATTTCTCCTATACTTCGAATAGCAGTGAGAAACGAGATACGGCATGTTGCTATACGCTGGCCCGTTGGATAGATGACACACATATTATTTTCGCTTTCAGAGAGGATAAACGGGCAATCAAGACAATGACTTTGGTCAACAGTCTTGCAAATCCCCGCCCGACCACAGACACTTATAAAATGCCGATGCCCGGAGATTCGGGAGTCAGCCAGTATGACATAGCTCTTTTCAATGCAGATACTCAAGAAAAAATTCCGGTTTCCATAGCTAAATATCCCGATCAGAAAGTTGATATAAGCTATTCTTCAACTCCGGGATATGTATTTTTTACCCGGAGAAGTCGTCCTGCCGATTATATCGACTTGTGCAGGCTCGATATTCATACAGGAAAAGTAGAGGAACTGATCTCGGAACATTGCGCCCCACACATGAATATCCAACTTTTCAAATATCACCTCATCAATGACGGAAAAGAAATCATCTGGTGGTCTGAAAGAAACGGGAAAGGGCAATACTTCTTGTATGATAACAACGGAAATCTGAAAAACGCCATTACCCCTCCCGACATGGTTGCCGGAACGATTATGAAACTCGATACGCTGAACCGTACGATCATTGTCGAAGGGTATGGCCGGGAAAAAGGGATCAACCCGCATTATCGATTCTTCTATAAAGTTAATCTGGACGGAAAAGGCTTTACGTTACTGACCCCTGGAAACGGAACACACAGTATAGATCTCTCTCCCGACGGAAAATACTTAATAGACAACTATTCGCGCATGGATATGCCGACAGTCAGTCAACTGATAAAAATCGCCTCGCCTAAAAAGAACACGGTACTGGAGGAAAGCGATGACTCGGAACTAAGAGAGTTGGGATGGAAACCACCCGTGTTATTCCAAATAAAAGCGGCAGACGACTCGACCGATCTTTACGGAATCATGTATCTTCCGTTCAACTTAGATACGACCCGTCTTTATCCGATTATAACAAATGTATATCCGGGTCCGCAAGACGACCAGATTCCAAGAGCATTTACGGTCGATGATAATTATAATCAATCTTTAGCTCAACTGGGTTTTGTCGTTATCAACGTAGGATCAAGAGGAAGTTCTCAAATACGAGGACGGGATTTCCATTGTTTCGGATATGGAAATTTAAGAGATTATCCGTTGGCAGATGATAAACATGCGATCGAGACACTTGCCCGCCGTTATCGATTTATCGATCTCGACCGAGTAGGAATTTACGGACATTCAGGAGGAGGATTCCAAACCGTAGCTGCCATGCTCACTTATCCGGACTTTTACAAAGTAGGTATAGCCGCATCCGGAAACCACGATAACAATTTATACATACAGTGGTGGGGTGAAACTTATCACGGAATAAAATCTCATACCGACAGCATAACGGGGAAAACCTTCTTTACCTGCAAAATTCCGACAAATAACGAACTGGCAAAAAATCTGAAAGGCCGGTTAATGCTGATCACCGGAGATGTCGATAAAAATGTACATCCGTCGACGACTTTCAGACTGGCCGACGCCTTAATGAAAGCGGATAAACGGTTCGACATGATAGTTATGCCCGGAATGGATCATGGAGTAGGGAATACTTATTATTACAATTTGATCCGCTACTACTTTGTCGAACATTTATTAAACCCGAAAAAAGAACACATCGATATCATTCATCACAAGTAA
- a CDS encoding SusC/RagA family TonB-linked outer membrane protein, whose protein sequence is MKLKQVIVKRVYLYPTILAVFMLMISGINAFAQDKSGKIKITGTVYDETKQPLAGASVREERTSNGTITDQDGNFTIYVKKGSTIRISFLGLESKVMTANIAGKFDIMLKDNTKELGQVVVTGYGKTTKDRVTGSVGIVTAKDLKGSPTANIDQLLQGKLAGVSVQAVSGRPGESSTIRIRGTKSLTKESADPLWVIDGVPLQRNIPKIDNSQLSTGDFNNIFTSGIAGIDPNEIESISVLKDASAAAIYGSQAAAGVIVVTTKRGKAGKMQINYSANMTFVTKPPRSANLMNSQEKLAWEQELWDEFSAAGYQQYISGDETAHYPVIGIVGMIRSGKGDFKGWSKSEQDAYISQLGQHTTNWFDEIFRTSISNSHHLSFSGGSDKSTYYVSAGYNRNNGLVKKSNYDRYNVSAKVDMKPNKRVTLGVTTDMAYQISRGASLNVDPFKYAYFANPYEMPYNSDGSYAKDQTYFTLAKYNGSTSLQIPSNGYNILREMENTSTEAKNVNVNVNVNLGISILKNLKFEGLGSYSYTSNISENINGQDTYAAWEDRPFEGSSMSSTRTYGSIAQSTAFNQSYSLRGQFHFSQTFANIHNISLLAGSEIRRQYAKNIYSKRYGYDTVTENSSTPVYPSDQKVDYNKLVEFAALMDGYSGQSTDEDAMASFYASLDYVLMNKYVLSYTMRTDGSNRFGSKEQFNPTGSLGLSWNMGEENFMYRLKPVLSSLQLRVSGGYTGKVNAAATPYIIMTYDKNFRKTDETYYRMGYIKNPPNPKLRWERTFDISGSVNAGFFDERMQIEIGGYRSLSKDVISSVYVPYSTGFNSQSYNTSKILNKGVEVTVSGQIVKTKDFKLNVSINAAYNANELVEYNSPYSSYSTEQEGYPISSLFSGICNGIDPKLGIYTYKLRSDTDRKENNYRKDSDNYRFYIGTSNAPVNGGYSVNFSYKQFSLGVSGNYSIGNKINSEISSPAYYGVVGGSVQNSPQTSRSDLYVNHLNVSKDVINRWTESNPITDGYPRLVDAYGTKISIDGKFLEDYTTTLSYITNGAFIENISYFKISNIYLNYSFPDAQWMRKACITSFGLTASVSNVCIFSNYSGIDPETPGAVYPQARNFTLGLNIGF, encoded by the coding sequence ATGAAACTCAAGCAAGTAATAGTGAAACGCGTGTATTTATATCCGACAATATTGGCGGTCTTCATGCTGATGATTTCCGGAATAAATGCTTTTGCACAGGACAAGTCCGGCAAAATCAAAATTACCGGAACGGTCTATGATGAAACGAAACAACCGTTAGCGGGAGCTTCTGTACGAGAAGAAAGAACAAGTAACGGAACAATTACCGACCAAGACGGGAATTTTACGATTTATGTAAAAAAAGGAAGTACTATCCGTATCTCTTTCTTAGGGCTCGAATCGAAAGTAATGACGGCAAATATCGCAGGAAAGTTCGATATTATGCTGAAAGACAACACTAAAGAACTGGGTCAAGTAGTTGTGACGGGATACGGGAAAACGACTAAAGACCGGGTCACAGGTTCTGTCGGCATAGTAACCGCCAAAGACTTGAAAGGATCTCCTACTGCCAATATAGACCAGCTCCTTCAAGGGAAACTAGCTGGTGTCAGCGTACAAGCCGTTTCAGGTCGTCCGGGAGAATCTTCTACGATCCGCATACGCGGAACAAAGTCATTGACAAAAGAGAGTGCCGATCCGCTCTGGGTCATAGACGGTGTTCCCTTGCAACGTAATATTCCTAAAATCGACAACAGTCAATTATCGACCGGAGACTTCAATAATATTTTCACCAGCGGAATCGCAGGAATAGATCCGAATGAAATCGAGTCGATCAGTGTCTTAAAAGATGCTTCAGCCGCCGCAATTTACGGTTCTCAGGCTGCCGCAGGCGTTATCGTCGTAACGACCAAGCGCGGAAAAGCAGGAAAAATGCAGATCAACTACTCCGCCAATATGACGTTCGTTACCAAACCTCCCCGCAGCGCGAACCTGATGAACTCTCAAGAAAAATTAGCATGGGAGCAGGAACTATGGGATGAATTTTCGGCTGCAGGATACCAACAATACATAAGCGGAGATGAAACCGCCCATTATCCGGTAATCGGAATTGTCGGTATGATACGTTCGGGAAAAGGCGATTTCAAAGGTTGGTCAAAATCCGAACAGGACGCCTATATCTCCCAATTAGGCCAACATACGACTAATTGGTTCGACGAGATATTCCGCACCTCCATTTCGAACAGTCACCATCTCTCGTTCTCCGGTGGATCGGATAAAAGTACATACTACGTATCTGCCGGATATAATCGTAATAACGGTTTGGTAAAGAAAAGTAACTACGATCGTTACAATGTGAGTGCAAAAGTCGATATGAAACCCAATAAACGCGTTACGTTAGGCGTGACTACCGACATGGCCTATCAAATCTCTCGGGGAGCATCCCTAAATGTCGATCCGTTCAAATACGCCTACTTTGCTAACCCATACGAAATGCCGTATAACAGCGACGGTTCTTATGCCAAAGACCAGACCTATTTTACATTAGCAAAATACAACGGCTCTACAAGCTTACAAATTCCGTCAAATGGTTACAATATCCTCCGAGAAATGGAAAACACTTCGACCGAAGCGAAAAACGTAAATGTGAATGTAAATGTGAATTTAGGCATCTCGATCTTGAAAAATTTGAAATTCGAAGGATTGGGTTCTTACAGCTACACCAGCAATATCTCCGAAAATATCAACGGGCAAGACACATACGCTGCATGGGAAGACCGCCCGTTCGAAGGAAGTAGCATGTCTTCTACACGTACTTACGGATCGATTGCTCAATCCACGGCATTCAATCAAAGTTACAGCCTGCGAGGACAATTTCACTTTTCACAAACATTCGCCAATATACATAACATTAGCCTGCTAGCCGGATCGGAGATCAGACGGCAATATGCCAAAAATATTTACTCCAAAAGATACGGATACGACACGGTAACCGAAAACTCTTCCACTCCGGTATATCCGAGCGACCAAAAGGTGGATTATAATAAACTTGTTGAATTTGCCGCCCTTATGGACGGATATTCGGGGCAAAGCACCGATGAGGACGCAATGGCATCATTTTATGCTTCATTAGACTATGTATTGATGAACAAATATGTACTTAGTTATACAATGCGTACTGACGGATCAAACCGTTTCGGAAGCAAAGAACAGTTCAACCCGACCGGTTCTTTAGGTCTAAGCTGGAATATGGGAGAAGAAAATTTTATGTACCGTCTAAAACCTGTTCTCAGTTCTCTGCAACTCAGAGTATCGGGAGGATATACTGGAAAAGTCAACGCAGCAGCAACGCCCTATATCATAATGACGTATGACAAAAATTTCCGAAAAACCGACGAAACCTATTACCGCATGGGATATATTAAAAATCCCCCCAATCCAAAACTCCGCTGGGAGCGTACGTTCGATATCAGCGGATCGGTAAATGCCGGATTTTTCGATGAACGCATGCAGATAGAAATCGGCGGATACAGAAGTTTAAGTAAAGATGTTATCAGTTCGGTTTATGTTCCATATTCTACCGGGTTCAATTCTCAATCATATAATACTTCCAAAATTCTGAATAAAGGAGTCGAAGTAACCGTATCGGGACAAATCGTCAAAACAAAAGATTTTAAATTGAACGTTTCAATCAACGCAGCATACAATGCCAATGAATTAGTAGAGTACAATTCACCGTACAGTTCCTACAGTACCGAACAAGAAGGGTATCCGATCAGTTCCCTCTTCTCGGGTATATGCAACGGCATCGATCCGAAGTTGGGAATATATACTTACAAACTGCGATCCGATACCGACCGAAAAGAGAACAACTACCGAAAAGACTCGGATAATTATCGTTTCTATATCGGAACTTCCAATGCTCCTGTAAACGGGGGATACTCAGTCAATTTCTCTTACAAACAATTTTCGTTGGGAGTAAGCGGAAACTACTCTATCGGGAATAAGATAAACAGTGAGATTTCCTCCCCTGCATATTACGGCGTAGTAGGAGGTTCTGTACAAAACAGTCCGCAAACATCTCGCAGTGACCTCTACGTAAACCATCTGAATGTTTCGAAAGATGTAATAAACCGATGGACCGAGTCGAACCCGATTACCGACGGATACCCGCGTCTTGTCGATGCATACGGTACGAAGATATCTATCGATGGAAAATTTCTCGAAGACTATACAACAACCCTGTCCTATATCACGAACGGAGCTTTTATCGAGAATATTTCCTATTTCAAGATCAGCAATATCTACCTCAATTACAGTTTCCCTGACGCACAGTGGATGCGGAAAGCCTGCATCACGTCGTTCGGACTCACCGCATCGGTCAGCAATGTATGTATATTCAGTAACTACTCGGGAATAGACCCCGAAACACCGGGTGCCGTATATCCCCAAGCAAGGAATTTCACATTAGGACTTAATATCGGATTCTGA
- a CDS encoding RagB/SusD family nutrient uptake outer membrane protein, which yields MKRLFITYLLFLSLSSCKEFLDIKPHEETIPQSAEEFSALLHTHLNELDYGEESAIIPNSSQIATNESACDNLEVALTQTGGSLLKNYIADIATTERTYYSYYEIIRDCNIILGEMKDSESDIAKNVLGTTYAMRGICYYELMRLYCEVYDPLQKSQLGLQLVTTFDMEDRPIRSSLEETMTLIEEDLKKALFYNVQEPIWRFTTDVVKGYLARFYFWTRQWDNAIYYAEEVIKSHPLVDREGYKAMMENGYSLKGNMLIKSELISSSSSEQEGAGTYEPLNYRPVSKRFLDTFSNTEKANDIRYEMNFSKKRIATKFIFSGMRSAEMLLIRAESYYHKGSEDLALADINTLRGNRILNYEPLTLSSLPEPIPGTDYITQDVTGVPLTKLMALILTERRKELFLENDRFYELKRNGCPEFWVAVNGQKYTSRKFMYNFPIPIRDTKLIPGLQQNEGYEDYIIN from the coding sequence ATGAAACGACTATTTATAACATACCTTCTATTCTTAAGCCTCTCTTCCTGCAAGGAATTTCTCGATATCAAACCTCATGAAGAGACTATACCTCAAAGTGCAGAAGAGTTTTCGGCTCTCTTACATACCCACCTTAATGAACTGGACTACGGAGAAGAGTCGGCAATTATTCCGAACAGTAGCCAGATAGCAACGAACGAATCGGCCTGTGACAACTTGGAAGTCGCGCTTACCCAAACAGGAGGATCTTTATTAAAAAACTACATTGCCGATATCGCCACAACGGAAAGAACTTATTACTCTTATTATGAAATCATACGAGATTGCAATATCATACTCGGAGAGATGAAAGACTCCGAATCAGACATAGCAAAGAACGTATTGGGTACTACCTACGCCATGCGGGGAATTTGCTACTACGAACTGATGCGCCTCTATTGCGAAGTATATGATCCTCTGCAGAAATCGCAATTGGGATTGCAACTGGTCACGACATTCGATATGGAAGATCGCCCTATTCGTAGCTCCTTAGAAGAAACGATGACACTCATCGAAGAAGACTTGAAAAAAGCACTGTTCTACAACGTTCAAGAACCGATATGGCGATTTACTACCGATGTCGTAAAAGGATATCTGGCCCGCTTCTATTTCTGGACCCGACAATGGGATAATGCCATTTATTACGCAGAAGAAGTGATAAAAAGTCATCCCTTGGTAGATAGGGAAGGATACAAGGCCATGATGGAAAACGGTTATTCTCTGAAAGGGAACATGCTGATAAAGTCGGAACTGATTTCCTCTTCCAGTAGTGAACAGGAAGGAGCAGGCACTTATGAGCCCCTTAATTACAGACCTGTCAGCAAACGGTTTCTCGATACATTCAGCAATACGGAAAAGGCCAACGATATACGCTATGAAATGAATTTCTCGAAAAAACGTATCGCTACAAAATTTATTTTCTCAGGCATGCGTAGTGCCGAAATGCTTCTGATCAGAGCGGAAAGCTACTATCACAAAGGCAGTGAAGACCTTGCATTGGCGGATATCAATACCTTGAGAGGAAACCGCATATTGAACTACGAACCGTTGACACTATCTTCTCTGCCCGAACCGATACCCGGAACCGATTACATTACTCAGGACGTAACCGGAGTACCGCTCACCAAACTGATGGCATTGATACTGACCGAGCGTCGCAAAGAGCTGTTCCTCGAAAACGACCGCTTTTATGAACTGAAACGAAACGGATGCCCAGAGTTTTGGGTTGCCGTAAACGGACAAAAATATACCAGCCGAAAGTTCATGTATAACTTCCCCATCCCGATACGCGACACCAAACTTATTCCCGGTCTGCAACAAAATGAAGGTTACGAGGATTATATAATTAACTAA
- a CDS encoding DUF4843 domain-containing protein, whose protein sequence is MKKTVYAMAAILLSLGFAACSEDDDEKDVFDDVTTELTDDVIYSFSYDNATMFETATVEISLLKKENSTQSFTAPKDITFPIVVDETSTAVEGTHFEFDGEKALTVAKGASKGTLKLKLLQKEEGKDVIVLKIQKPQNDTDRFFLGNNESVTIKIAGETIEVIKGTWSNCTWDNKAYYEMSYDITNFPQVATEDQITITDQGVEVNLKSDLKNYFVGNSSLQYVGEKVFRFLDDITISRNVAVFILDNINANFSATSSTIKDSRVGFTVVKDENNEEVLEMFIYSYEPTEFLVEDYEGMKDFATEDEPAMYYYPLRYHFKRVQ, encoded by the coding sequence ATGAAAAAAACAGTGTATGCAATGGCTGCCATTCTGCTTTCTTTAGGATTTGCAGCCTGTTCGGAAGACGATGATGAAAAAGATGTTTTCGATGATGTAACGACAGAATTAACAGACGATGTTATTTACTCGTTCTCATACGACAATGCAACGATGTTCGAAACGGCAACAGTCGAAATTTCTCTTTTGAAAAAAGAAAACTCCACTCAATCTTTTACTGCACCGAAGGATATTACATTCCCGATCGTCGTAGATGAAACATCTACTGCCGTAGAGGGTACGCATTTCGAATTCGATGGAGAAAAGGCTCTCACCGTAGCAAAAGGAGCGTCAAAAGGCACACTCAAACTGAAACTGTTACAAAAAGAAGAAGGTAAAGATGTCATCGTCCTGAAAATACAGAAACCCCAAAACGATACCGACCGGTTTTTCTTAGGAAATAACGAATCGGTTACGATTAAAATTGCCGGAGAAACAATCGAAGTAATCAAAGGTACATGGAGTAACTGCACATGGGATAATAAAGCGTATTACGAAATGTCATATGATATTACAAACTTCCCTCAAGTAGCTACAGAAGACCAAATCACGATTACCGACCAAGGCGTTGAAGTAAATTTGAAAAGCGATCTGAAAAACTACTTTGTCGGTAACAGCAGTCTGCAATATGTAGGAGAGAAAGTTTTCCGTTTTTTAGATGACATAACAATTTCAAGAAATGTCGCTGTATTTATTTTGGATAATATCAACGCCAACTTTTCAGCAACAAGTTCGACAATTAAGGACTCTCGAGTAGGATTTACCGTAGTCAAAGACGAAAACAACGAAGAGGTTCTCGAAATGTTTATTTACTCTTATGAGCCAACGGAATTCCTCGTTGAAGATTATGAGGGTATGAAAGATTTTGCAACAGAAGATGAACCGGCTATGTATTATTATCCGTTGCGTTACCACTTCAAACGGGTACAATAA
- a CDS encoding heavy-metal-associated domain-containing protein, with amino-acid sequence METKKFKTNAKCGGCVAQIAESLNKILPREQWDIDLNSADKILSVTSDQSDAVIIKAVSDAGFKAEKID; translated from the coding sequence ATGGAAACAAAGAAATTTAAAACAAACGCCAAATGCGGAGGATGTGTTGCCCAAATAGCAGAATCACTCAATAAAATATTACCTCGTGAACAATGGGATATAGATCTGAACAGTGCAGATAAAATACTGTCCGTAACATCCGATCAATCGGATGCCGTCATCATAAAAGCGGTTAGCGATGCCGGATTTAAAGCCGAAAAAATCGATTAG
- a CDS encoding helix-turn-helix domain-containing protein has protein sequence MDEQIKQIAIRLKGLRDVLDLTTQDVAQACGISEEKYIALESGEQDIPVSILHQISLHYGIDLSALMFGDEPRMNAYFLTRKGKGAAVERTKAYKYQSLAAGFMNRKADPFIVTVEPGNESAPVHLNSHPGQEFNLVIEGHMMLQIGDKQLFLNEGDSIYFDANRPHGMKALDGKRVQFLAIII, from the coding sequence ATGGACGAACAGATAAAGCAAATTGCGATCCGGTTAAAAGGACTGCGCGATGTACTCGACCTGACTACTCAAGACGTGGCTCAGGCCTGTGGCATTTCTGAAGAAAAATACATAGCATTAGAATCGGGAGAACAAGATATTCCCGTAAGTATATTACATCAAATCAGCCTGCATTACGGTATAGACTTATCTGCACTGATGTTCGGTGACGAACCGCGCATGAATGCATACTTTTTAACCCGCAAAGGAAAAGGTGCTGCCGTCGAAAGAACAAAAGCTTATAAATACCAATCTCTGGCAGCCGGATTTATGAACCGTAAAGCCGACCCGTTTATCGTTACCGTAGAACCGGGAAACGAATCAGCCCCCGTACATTTGAACAGCCATCCGGGACAAGAATTCAACCTTGTGATAGAAGGACACATGATGCTGCAGATCGGAGACAAGCAATTGTTCCTTAATGAAGGCGACAGCATATACTTCGACGCTAACCGTCCTCACGGCATGAAAGCCCTTGATGGTAAACGAGTTCAATTCCTTGCTATAATTATCTAA